Proteins found in one Mytilus edulis chromosome 2, xbMytEdul2.2, whole genome shotgun sequence genomic segment:
- the LOC139510380 gene encoding argininosuccinate synthase-like — protein MGFKIIVIIYPQPVVFHLCIFFQIVIFGFWFSPECEFTRKCIQKSQDGVTGSVNLKIYKGCVYVLGRTSPTSLYNEELVSMDVQGDYEPTDATGFIKINALRLREFQRLRSLSNK, from the exons ATGGGCTtcaaaattattgtgattatataTCCTCAACCTGTGGTTTTC catttatgtatattttttcaaattgtaatttTTGGATTTTGGTTCAGTCCTGAATGTGAGTTTACACGTAAGTGCATACAGAAGAGCCAGGACGGTGTAACAGGTTCTGTTAACCTAAAAATATACAAAGGTTGTGTCTACGTTCTTGGTAGAACGTCACCAACATCTCTCTACAATGAGGAATTAGTTAG TATGGATGTTCAAGGTGATTATGAACCAACAGATGCTACCGGTTTTATCAAGATAAATGCTTTacg tctTCGAGAATTCCAGCGACTTAGAAGTTTGTCGAACAAATAG